The Alkalihalophilus pseudofirmus nucleotide sequence ACCAGAGGTAACAAATTACTTATTTCTGGCTATAGAAGAGGCAATAAATTTGTCCCACGTACATACAAAGATTCAATTTATCAACATACTGTCTGCTTAATCGAAGATATTGACAGCAAAGGTAATTTGACTCTTAAGACTGAACGAGAGCACGTTTAAACTTATTTGATAAAATAAAATAAAATTATTTACAAAGGTGTGTGAGGATGTTACATTTAAAAAGTATACTATATTACATAACATCGAATAAAAGGAAAATTTTATCGGAAGTAGTACATGCATTATTCCTAGTGTTTATGGCGTTTTTAGCACTTGCAGTTTTATACTTTTCAATCGCATATTTTGAAAATCAGCGAATGATTGAAGAGAAGGATGCAATGATCAGTGAGTTGGAAAGTAGAACAGGCTATCAGGAAGAAAAACTGATTGAGATTGAGGAAGAAAATAAACTGCAGCTAGACACAATTAAGGAATTGAAACATGAGAATGACGAATTAAGACAAGGTAATGAGAATCTTAGTTTGCAGCTAGAACAGTGGGAGCAGAAACATAAGAATCAAGTAAACATTAATAAAGAAAAAGATTCTGAGATTAGCAGGTTGAAGAATCGGATTGAGGAGTTAGATAAGAAAGTAAATTTTAAGCAAGCTAGTAAAGGAGGTGGTGCTTCAAAGGAGAGCACTCAAAACAATAGTTCTGACACAAGCAGTAATGGTGGAGGGTGGCAAAGTTTTCAAATGACCCACTACACCGCTCGGTGCAAAGGTTGCATTGGGATTACAGCCACAGGTCACAATGTTAAAAACACTATCTATCAAAATGGTATGCGAGTTATCGCAGTTGATCCTAATCGCATACCATTAGGCTCTACCGTTGAAGTGAAAAGAAGTGATGGAACAATCTTTAAAGCATACGCAAGCGATACGGGAGGTAGGATAAAAGGTAATATTGTAGACTTGCTTGTCGCAGATAAATCTTCAGCTCGCAGCAAAGGTAGACAACAGGTTCAAATTCGAATAATTAACTAGGAGTGATTCGATGAAACTATTTAAATACAGTCTTTATACAAAGGTAAAAGCAAATAAAAATGCATCATATACATATCCAGATTATAGTGAAATGCATGGTCATGTTATCGAACAGTTAGATGGTAGCATGTATGATTACGATGTTAAATTGTCAGATGGTGGCACAGCGAAGTTTAAAGAAGAGGAGTTAGATCTTATTGAAGATGCTGTCTATGAAGGGTTTACGTATACATATAACGATGAAAAAGGCACAGCAATCAATGTTGATTATATGAATCGTAAAGTTGAGTTAATGTTTGGCGATGGCAGCTATAAGACAGTTGACTTTGAAGATGTTGAACCGTTTCATCTTGGAGTAGGAGAAACTAATATTAACATTAAAAATACAGGGAAATTTGAGGAGATTGGTCAGTCAATTGGAGCGTTAGTTGATTCCAAGCAAGAGGCATATGGCGATTCGTTTAGTAAGGCATTTGATCTAATCAAAGTGTTCTTGCGTGACTATAAGAATGAAGATGACACATATACAATTCCAGAGGCATTATTGCAGCACATTCTAATTCAAGTCCGTATTATTGATAAGCAGAATAGAATCTTTAGTAACCCAAATGGTGACTTGTTATCTGAAAGCACATATAACGATATTGCAGGATATAGTTTGCTGGCAGATGGTATGACGAAACGATGATTACCTTTCTCAAAGACCGAAATCTAACAGAAGGACAAATAGTTAGAGTATACCGCAACTTACATAAGAGCGCTTTCAGTATTAAAGATAAGAAAAGTGGGCTAGTCGTTGCTCATGCGGATAAGGTTTTATTACATAATGCAAAATATATTGTTAGCGAAAAAGGCAGGCAGCGAGTGATTTCAGAAAGAACAAAAAACGTTCATGCGGTTGTCGAAGGGGCGTTTGTAGGATTAGAAAAGCCTAGTTGTGATTTATTACTAGGCTACTACGATCCTTATCAATACGATTCATTTATTGATAAGGAAACTGGATCTAAGTTGTCCGAGTCTGAGTTAGCATGGTTTGAGAATGAAAAAGTATATTATGCCTAAAACAAACTCTCTCATTCTCCCGTATGCTCTATAATACTCTTGTTTTCAAACGTGAATTTCTAATAAAATGAAGTTTTTAATGAAAGTTGGAATTACACTGAAATTATTTATGGTTCGCTACTTAGATGATTGTGATGATGGCAGCTATTTAACTACTGGTAAAAGTGAAAAAGAAGTAGCAATGAGAGAAACAGCTAAACTTGAAGAAGAATGTGCTTGTTTTATGTATTGTACTATCTTTGAGATTTCCGAAGTGGATGGATATGAGGTTCAACTACTCGAAAACAATTAAATAAATTTTTAGATTTTAATTAAATCAGGAGGTTTTGATATGAATCTGGATTCGGTAGATTTAAAGCAATTAGATAATGTTTCAATCATGTTATGGAATGAAATGAATAAGGAAATCCGAAGAAACGGATATAGTGACTTAACACTAAATCTAGAAGATGCAAGCAGAACAATCAATACTATTATTAAAGGGGAGATTAATATGAATTACTATGAATTTAATACACCATACTATGCTCTAATTAAGGCACTAACAATCGGAGAAGCAGTAGATAAATACATTGAGAGTGTTGCTGGAAGTGAAGAAGAGTATGATGAGTTATTAGAAGAATGTAAACTTGTTAAAGACTATATAGCGATTACTAAGTTTGCTAGATCAAAAGGAGAGAACGGAGAGCTGATGGAGCAGAGTGAAATTTTTGAAGTTTTAGGAAGTGAAGATGTTGAGTTGCTTCTTGTGGATGGTTCTTTACTATAATTATTAATTAAAATGGGAGGGCAATATGAATAAATTAATAACAATTATATTTGTATTAATTATTGCAACAACTATAGGG carries:
- a CDS encoding 3D domain-containing protein; translation: MLHLKSILYYITSNKRKILSEVVHALFLVFMAFLALAVLYFSIAYFENQRMIEEKDAMISELESRTGYQEEKLIEIEEENKLQLDTIKELKHENDELRQGNENLSLQLEQWEQKHKNQVNINKEKDSEISRLKNRIEELDKKVNFKQASKGGGASKESTQNNSSDTSSNGGGWQSFQMTHYTARCKGCIGITATGHNVKNTIYQNGMRVIAVDPNRIPLGSTVEVKRSDGTIFKAYASDTGGRIKGNIVDLLVADKSSARSKGRQQVQIRIIN
- a CDS encoding YorP family protein — translated: MKLFKYSLYTKVKANKNASYTYPDYSEMHGHVIEQLDGSMYDYDVKLSDGGTAKFKEEELDLIEDAVYEGFTYTYNDEKGTAINVDYMNRKVELMFGDGSYKTVDFEDVEPFHLGVGETNINIKNTGKFEEIGQSIGALVDSKQEAYGDSFSKAFDLIKVFLRDYKNEDDTYTIPEALLQHILIQVRIIDKQNRIFSNPNGDLLSESTYNDIAGYSLLADGMTKR